AAACAATAATAAATTGTTGTCCTAATTCTGGAGTTCCCCAACTTGCGTAAATACCCGATTCTGGTTCATCTGGATCTGGAACTAATATCCAAAAATCTCTAGCAGGAAAAATAAGTTTTTCTAACTCATATTCAGAAGTAATTGTTAATCTTAATCCATTATCTAAATGTTCATTATTTATTGGATTTCCAATAGGTAAAAACCAGCCCTGCCTATCTTTTCTAAGTTCTTGTTTGTTGTTTTGATAATTTATTTGTAAAAAATCTAATTCTCGTCCTCTTTGTTGCTTTAGATATAAATAGTATTTAACTTCACCTAAAAAAAGATCTTCAGTTCTATATATTCCTGCAAATAGATTCTTACACCAATTCCTATTAATAATTCTTTTTATTGTTTAGGATATTTTATAAATTTTTGTGGACCAGTTCCCTTGTATGCCGTCGGTTGAAATCCCTGTTTTAACAACCATCTATTCCATTCTAGCCATAATATTTCTTCCGACTGAGAACCAAACCTCATGCCATTTGGTCGCCCTTCTCCCGATAAACCTAGTAAACTTTTTAAACGAGTAAAATAGTCTTTTTCAGAAATTTCTTCTTGATCATCTTCTGACATTTGAAATGCGGCAAGAACAGATAAAGATAGAAAAGCGAGACATTTAGGTTTTCCTTGCGGATTCAATCCCTGTATATTCTTCAGATTAACTTTTTCGTCTTCAATAATAGTATCAATGACAGAACACCTAAAATGATCTAAAGTATTAATATCATGATCTAAATGAAGAAAGTTTTTTCCGATAAAGTCAATTAAATCTTCATCAATAGTTAGATAAATTGTACTACCTTGTGGAATTCCAGTGAGAAAATAAGAAATTAAACTTTCATTCCAAGAAAGATAATTATGAATGTTCACAGCAATTATGTATTATGATCACAATAACTACATTGTAGTTGAATAATTAAAAAAGCAGAGCTATTTTAAGAAAAGTAAACGGGAATCACGCATTTTTCAAAATTTTCATTTTCAGCCAACTTAAACTTTTTTGAGTGGGAACTTACAGTTGTGTCCTGAAAGTGGAACTAATGATTTTCTCTACTCTTTCCAAACAATTATTCCTCAATCCTGCTATTTGCATAATTTTCCATGCTTTTACTTCCTCTCCTCGTTGTTCTAAAACTGCGATCGCCCATCTTATTCTTCGATCCTGAAACATCTCCACTGACTCGACAGTTTGTTGTAGATAAGTTTTTGTTAGAGGTAATTTATCTAATGTATGCTCTAAAAGTGCTTT
This is a stretch of genomic DNA from Cyanobacterium aponinum PCC 10605. It encodes these proteins:
- a CDS encoding TnsD family Tn7-like transposition protein, translated to MKEWIGKNRDREVKMQVEKAVQEILQKDKPERVTLRKVGFMTVLKALLEHTLDKLPLTKTYLQQTVESVEMFQDRRIRWAIAVLEQRGEEVKAWKIMQIAGLRNNCLERVEKIISSTFRTQL